The proteins below come from a single Bacteroidales bacterium WCE2004 genomic window:
- a CDS encoding bacterial peptide chain release factor 1 (bRF-1), with protein sequence MADNNTLLDKVLSLEGKFTSLQEQLASPEAMADMKKYVQLNKDYKELEPIIRAGKEYKKMMDDLAAAKDILVNEKDEELREMARMEVSEIEPKIPEMEQQIRLLLIPADPDDGKNAMIEIRGGTGGDEAAIFAGDLFRMYQHFAERRGWKLEVTDQAPGTSGGFKQIVFKLSGNDGVYGVMKYESGVHRVQRVPQTETQGRIQTSAASVAVFPEAGEFDVDLSWDDIRLDLFCASGPGGQGVNTTYSAVRLTHIPSGLVVQCQEERSQLKNKDRAFEELRTRLYNLEHQKYLDGIAAKRKTMVSTGDRSAKIRTYNYPQGRVTDHRINWSMYNLPVFMDGDIQECIDQLQIAENAERLKEAGD encoded by the coding sequence ATGGCAGACAACAATACCTTACTCGACAAAGTCCTGTCCCTGGAGGGCAAGTTCACCTCCCTGCAGGAGCAGCTCGCCAGCCCCGAGGCGATGGCGGACATGAAGAAATACGTCCAGCTCAACAAGGATTACAAGGAGCTGGAGCCGATCATCCGGGCCGGCAAGGAATACAAGAAAATGATGGACGACCTCGCGGCTGCCAAGGACATCCTCGTCAACGAGAAGGACGAGGAGCTCCGGGAGATGGCCCGCATGGAGGTCTCCGAGATCGAACCGAAGATCCCGGAGATGGAGCAGCAGATCCGCCTCCTGCTCATCCCGGCCGATCCCGACGACGGCAAGAACGCGATGATCGAGATCCGCGGCGGCACCGGCGGCGACGAGGCGGCGATCTTCGCCGGCGACCTCTTCCGCATGTACCAGCATTTCGCAGAGCGCCGCGGCTGGAAGCTCGAGGTCACCGACCAGGCTCCCGGCACCTCCGGCGGCTTCAAGCAGATCGTCTTCAAGCTTTCCGGCAACGACGGCGTGTATGGCGTGATGAAATACGAGTCCGGCGTGCACCGCGTGCAGCGCGTGCCGCAGACCGAGACCCAGGGCCGCATCCAGACTTCGGCCGCTTCCGTGGCCGTGTTCCCGGAGGCCGGCGAGTTCGACGTGGACCTGAGCTGGGACGACATCCGGCTCGACCTGTTCTGCGCCTCCGGCCCGGGCGGCCAGGGCGTCAACACGACCTACTCCGCCGTGCGCCTGACCCACATCCCGTCCGGCCTCGTGGTCCAGTGCCAGGAGGAGCGGTCCCAGCTCAAGAACAAGGACCGCGCCTTCGAGGAACTCCGGACCCGTCTGTACAACCTGGAGCACCAGAAATACCTCGACGGCATCGCCGCCAAGCGCAAGACGATGGTCTCCACGGGCGACCGCTCCGCCAAGATCCGCACCTACAACTATCCGCAGGGCCGCGTCACCGACCACCGCATCAACTGGTCGATGTACAACCTGCCGGTCTTCATGGACGGCGACATCCAGGAGTGTATCGACCAGCTGCAGATCGCCGAGAACGCCGAGCGCCTCAAGGAAGCCGGCGATTAA